From the Prunus dulcis chromosome 4, ALMONDv2, whole genome shotgun sequence genome, one window contains:
- the LOC117625673 gene encoding uncharacterized protein LOC117625673 isoform X2 yields MGDLEKQETVLKKVEEEEKERFLEGNGKSVVDFDVLCSTVALQTQGKLAAKLQSFHGGEEDGDVGDLGGVFRMWEGEVLDCLDDRRIALESLCCPCYRFGKNMSRAGFGPCSLQGTLHLILAVLVILNCVAFIVTKKHCFIYLAVAFTISLGTYLGYFRTQMKKKFNIRESRTLEMNNVQDGTWHGRGDTIYIGSLGERGKSIFELQPPPIVSIKSPDP; encoded by the exons ATGGGGGATTTGGAGAAGCAAGAGACGGTGCTCAAGAAGgtggaggaggaagaaaaggagagatTTTTGGAGGGAAATGGGAAGTCTGTGGTCGATTTCGACGTGCTGTGCTCAACGGTGGCTTTGCAGACCCAAGGCAAGTTGGCGGCCAAGCTGCAGAGCTTTCAtggtggagaagaagatggagaTGTTGGGGATTTGGGTGGCGTCTTCAGGATGTGGGAAGGCGAAGTCCTTGATTGCCTCGACGACCGTCGTATTGCTCTCGAATCCCTTTG TTGCCCGTGCTATAGATTTGGGAAGAACATGAGTCGAGCTGGTTTTGGTCCTTGTTCGTTGCAG GGAACTCTTCATTTGATTCTTGCTGTTCTTGTCATTCTCAACTGCGTTGCCTTCATTGTTACCAAGAAGCACTGCTTTATATATTTGGCCGTTGCTTTCACCATTTCACTAGGAACATATTTGGGGTACTTCCGTACAcagatgaaaaagaaatttaacatCAGG GAATCCAGAACATTGGAGATGAACAATGTCCAAGATGGCACCTGGCATGGTCGGGGTGATACAATATACATAGGTAGCCTTGGAGAAAGGGGAAAGTCGATCTTTGAGCTACAACCGCCTCCAATTGTGTCAATCAAATCCCCTGACCCCTGA
- the LOC117625673 gene encoding protein PLANT CADMIUM RESISTANCE 12 isoform X1 gives MGDLEKQETVLKKVEEEEKERFLEGNGKSVVDFDVLCSTVALQTQGKLAAKLQSFHGGEEDGDVGDLGGVFRMWEGEVLDCLDDRRIALESLCCPCYRFGKNMSRAGFGPCSLQGTLHLILAVLVILNCVAFIVTKKHCFIYLAVAFTISLGTYLGYFRTQMKKKFNIRGSDSSLDDCIYHLICPCCALCQESRTLEMNNVQDGTWHGRGDTIYIGSLGERGKSIFELQPPPIVSIKSPDP, from the exons ATGGGGGATTTGGAGAAGCAAGAGACGGTGCTCAAGAAGgtggaggaggaagaaaaggagagatTTTTGGAGGGAAATGGGAAGTCTGTGGTCGATTTCGACGTGCTGTGCTCAACGGTGGCTTTGCAGACCCAAGGCAAGTTGGCGGCCAAGCTGCAGAGCTTTCAtggtggagaagaagatggagaTGTTGGGGATTTGGGTGGCGTCTTCAGGATGTGGGAAGGCGAAGTCCTTGATTGCCTCGACGACCGTCGTATTGCTCTCGAATCCCTTTG TTGCCCGTGCTATAGATTTGGGAAGAACATGAGTCGAGCTGGTTTTGGTCCTTGTTCGTTGCAG GGAACTCTTCATTTGATTCTTGCTGTTCTTGTCATTCTCAACTGCGTTGCCTTCATTGTTACCAAGAAGCACTGCTTTATATATTTGGCCGTTGCTTTCACCATTTCACTAGGAACATATTTGGGGTACTTCCGTACAcagatgaaaaagaaatttaacatCAGG GGTAGTGATAGTTCCTTGGATGATTGCATCTACCATCTTATCTGCCCATGCTGTGCATTATGTCAG GAATCCAGAACATTGGAGATGAACAATGTCCAAGATGGCACCTGGCATGGTCGGGGTGATACAATATACATAGGTAGCCTTGGAGAAAGGGGAAAGTCGATCTTTGAGCTACAACCGCCTCCAATTGTGTCAATCAAATCCCCTGACCCCTGA
- the LOC117625826 gene encoding transcription factor MYB4-like, which yields MVKSQQCEKAAVKKGPWSPDEDHKLIAYIQRYGIWNWSQMPKPAGLARSGKSCRLRWVNYLRPDIKRGSFNKEEEEAILKLHETMGNRWSAIAATLPGRTDNEIKNYWHTHLKKRFKATEPVQEARVFNDNMKKFSETELFLLGEAPKASKLETTSNSSSSGPVRGDHNKDQIAEQNICASETFSELQSLWAESHIVQDSEAIFTDPGFTLSNPPTQSWLQEPIFPSGSSYNDASNDYWVNLSMQAEIDGI from the exons ATGGTGAAGAGTCAGCAGTGTGAGAAGGCAGCTGTGAAGAAAGGGCCATGGAGCCCTGATGAGGATCACAAGTTGATAGCTTACATTCAGAGATATGGTATTTGGAATTGGAGTCAGATGCCAAAACCTGCTG GTCTGGCAAGGTCTGGGAAAAGTTGTAGGCTTCGTTGGGTGAATTACTTGAGGCCGGATATTAAGCGCGGAAGCTTCAacaaggaggaagaggaggccATACTCAAGTTGCATGAAACAATGGGAAATAG aTGGTCTGCTATTGCTGCAACACTTCCTGGAAGAACAgacaatgaaattaaaaattactGGCACACCCACTTGAAAAAACGCTTCAAGGCGACTGAACCAGTACAAGAAGCACGAGTGTTCAATGACAACATGAAGAAGTTTTCTGAAACTGAACTCTTTCTTCTGGGTGAAGCTCCAAAGGCATCAAAGTTGGAGACAACTTCAAATTCATCAAGCTCTGGTCCTGTTCGTGGTGATCATAATAAAGACCAGATTGCAGAGCAGAACATTTGTGCATCTGAAACATTTAGTGAACTACAAAGTTTGTGGGCAGAGTCACACATTGTGCAGGATTCTGAGGCAATATTTACAGATCCTGGATTCACATTATCCAATCCTCCAACTCAGAGCTGGCTGCAAGAGCCCATATTCCCTTCTGGTTCATCATACAATGATGCCTCCAATGATTATTGGGTTAATTTATCAATGCAGGCTGAAATAGATGGAATCTGA